DNA from Micromonospora nigra:
AAACGCCGTGAGGTGCTCACCGCGACGGTGGGCTCTCCGCTGGTCGACGTCATCACCGGCGACGCCCCGGCCACCGACCGGCCTCAACCGGTCGTGCCGACGGCTCTGGACCTGCCCGACGTCGACGCACCCACCATCACCCTGCCCTCCCAGGGCAAGCCGGCCGCGAAGACGCCGGCCACCACCGCCAACGGCAGCAAGCCCGCGGCGACGTCCTCGGCTGTCGAGGACGACGTCTCCGACTGGATCTGACCCACGCCCAACCCGGACGCGAGGAGCCCTGCGGCTCATTCGTGTGGCTCCTCGCGCCCATCACTGCCCAAGGAAGGCACACCATGACCACCACGGCACCCGCCCCGACCGCCGGCATTCCGGTGGGGCCTGGCCTGTCCATGTTCGACCCCATCTTCGTCGGCATCGACGAGTTCGGTCAGCCTGTCTACATCACCCTGGCCTACCGCAACCTCCTCGCCGGCGGTGAACCCGGCGGAGGCAAATCCGGCCTACTCAACTGCATCGCGGCCCACGCCGCCCTGTCCGTCGATTCCCGCCTCGTGCTGCTCGACGGCAAGCTCGTCGAACTCGGCCAGTGGGAAGACAGCGCCGACGCCTTCATCGGCCCCGACATCACCGCCGCCCTCGACGTCCTGCGACGCCTCCAGCAGGTGATGAACAACCGGTACGCCTGGCTGCGCGCCCACGGCCGCCGCAAAGTCACCGCCCTCGACAACCTGTCGGTCATCACCGTCCTCGTCGACGAAATCGCCTTCTACTCCGCCACCATCGGCAGCAAGCAGGAACAAGAAGAGTTCGTCGCACTCCTACGCGACCTGGTCGCCCGTGGCCGGGCCGCCGGCATCCCCGTCGTCGCCGCCACCCAGCGGCCCTCATTCGACATCATCCCCACCAGCCTGCGGGACCTGTTCGGCTACCGCGCCGCGTTCCGCTGCACCACCCCCAACAGCTCCAACATCGTCCTCGGTCACGGCTGGGCCGAACAGGGCTACTCCGCCACCGACATCGCCCCCACCAACCAGGGCGCGGCCTACCTCATCGCCGAAGGCGGCATCCCCCGCCGCATCAAGGTCGCCTACCTCAACGACAGCCAGATCGCCGGCATCGCCGACTACGCCGCCTGGATCCGCCGACCCGGCACCCTCACCACCCCGACCGACACCACCGGCGAGTGGGAGATGGCGGCATGACCACCCGCAAACGCGCCCAGGCACGCGCCAACAACCAACGGGCCGCCCAGTACACCGAAATGTGGATCGTCGGCCCCCCTGAAGACCTGGCCGTGATGCTCCACGCCGCCGCCCAGACGGGCCGGCTCGTCTACGTCTCCGCACCCCACCAGATGGGCGGAGACGACACCCGCCACCGCCGCTACCTGCGGCTGCGCTCCACCTGATCGGCCGACAGGACCAGGTCACCGCCTGCCAGCAGAGCTGGTCCTGCCGACCTCCCACCAGCCCTACCGAAAGGACGTGGCTGCCATGAAGGCTACCCAAAACTCACCTACCGGAGTCCAGGTCACCCCTGCTGACCTGCTCCGGTGCGCTGCCCTCTACCTGCGCCGGCACGGCTGGCACCAGGGCACCTACTACGCCCCCACCGACACCCTCACCCCGCCGGCCTGCGCCGCCGGGGCCATCGGCATCGCCTGCGCCGGCCACACCGTCGAGCACTTCTCCCAGCTCGACCCCGACACCCTCGCTGACTACCTAACCGCGATGGCGGTGTTCGTCGACTACCTCGACGCCTTCGCTCCGGTCTTCCACCTCGATGAGGACGGCTACCTGATCGACGAGCACACCTCGCCGTACTCGTGGAACGACGACCCGGCTCGCACCGCCAAGCAGGTCATCACCGCCCTTGAGGACGCCGCCGACGAGTGGAACCGCCTCCACACCGACGGAGGCGAGAACCGATGAACACCGTCAAGCACACCTTGACCCCCCGCATCCCGGTTCAGAAGCGACGCGATGTCGTCGAGAACACCGAGTTCGCCGCGTTCGCCCGGCGCATCATCCGCGCCCACGGCCGCCGCGTCGCCACCGGAGACGTCGAAGCACTCCGCGACCTCGTCGCCCTCTCCACCGAACTCGACCACGCCATCGGTGAAGCCGTCATCGGCCTGCGGGCCTTCGGCTACTCCTGGGCCGAAATCGGTGCCCGACTCGGCATCTCCCGCCAAGCCGCCCAACAACGGTGGGCAGACAAGTCATGACCGACTTCACCGACCACATCGGGCTACGAGTCCGCTTCTACGACCCGCTCGGCACCCGCTACGGGTTCCCCACCTTCCCCTACCAATCCGCCCCCACCGGCCTGGCCACCCGCCGGCAACTCCGCGCCGCCGGCCTCCGCCCAGGCGGACACGACCCCGTCGCGCAAATCCTCTGGCGTCGCGGCAAACGCGTCGCCTACCTCTACCGCCTCGACTGGGCCAAACCCAAACGGATCGCCACCCCCGCCCAGCGGGACGCCATCGCCAAAGCCCTCACCGCCCGACGCACCTGCCGCTACTGCGGCCACGTCAAGCCCTACTACATCCCCCGCCGCTACGGCTGCTGCCTCGACTGCCACGGAGGCCACTGATGACCACCAACCCCCGACCAGCCGGGGCACCCGCGTCGAGGGTGTCGTCCTGGTCCTCATCCTGCTCACCGTCGCCGGCTTCGCCGGAGCCGCCTCCTTCACCCACGTCCACGACTGGACCATGGCCAACAGCCCCCAGGGCACCTCCGGATGGTTCGGCTGGGCCAACGCCGTCATCTCCGAACTCGTCCCCATCGCCGCCCTGCTCACCATCCGGCAACGCCGCCGCACCGGCGGCCCCATCGGCTACCCGCTGTTCCTGCTGATCGCCTCCGCCGGCCTCTCCCTGGCCGCGCAACTCGCCGTCGCCAAGCCCGGCCCGTCCGGTTGGCTCCTGTCCGCCGTCCCGGCACTGGCCTTCATGGCCCTGGTCAAACTCGTCCTCGCCCCGGCTCCCGCCGCCTCGGAGGACACCAAGCCGGCCGTCGAGCCGGCCGAACCGATCCGCGTCCAGGCCACCGAACCGGCCACCACTGAGCCGGTACCGCCGGCCGGCATCACGGCCCCCGACCTGATCCCGGCACCCGAACCGGCCACCACCCCGGCCGACGTCACCCCGGAACCCGCCACCATGCCGACTGAACCGGCATCCGTCCCCGCCCCGGCCCCAACGTCAGTCGACGTCCCCACCCACCTGCTGCCCATGGCCCGGTTCTCCGCCGTGCAGCACGAACAGGCCACCGGAGCGGCCATCACACCGGCCGAGCTGGCCGACCGTCTCGACGTCACCCCAGCCGTCGCCGGTCACCTCCTGGCCGCCATCACCGCCCCGGCCCTCAACGGCCACACCCTCGGCGGTGGCCGATGACCATCGTCATCGTTGACATCGAGCAGATCACCCACGTCTGTCCCGCCCACGCCGACCCGCACCCGGTCGACACCCGCCGGACCATCATCGACGTGATCCCCGGCGGCCCCTGCCGCACTCCCGTCACGATCCGCTGCGGTGACACCGTCGTTCAGATCCCGTGCCACCGGCACGAACCGGCCAAGCGCCAATGCGGCGCCTGCCGGATCATCGTCACCGAACGCACCATCACCACCCGCCCCCAACAGGTTGCGGCCTGATGGCGTCGACGCTGGACCTCACCCCCCGGACCGCTCTGGCCCGGGGGGTGGGCTCGAACGCCGACACCCCACCCGTCTACGACTACACCGCCGAAGGGTCCGCGTTCGTCCGCGCCACACAACCGGACTACTTCGGGTGGCTGGAACACGTTCGCGCCGCCGCCGGCTGTACCCGCCCCATTCGCCTCGCCGGCAGCCTCTACACGGTCGACCAGGCCACCGGCCGCGTCGTCGAGCAGCGGCACACCGACGCCATGCCCGACGCCGCGATTTACACCGCCTGCGGCAATCGCCGCGCCACTATCTGCCCCTCCTGCGCCCAGACCTACCAACGCGACGCGTTCCAACTCCTACGCGCCGGCCTCGTCGGCGGCAAAGGCATCCCCGACACCGTCGCCTCCCACCCCGCTGTGTTCGCCACCTTCACTGCACCCTCCTTCGGGACCGTCCACGCGCGGGTGGTCAAGCAGCACACCTGTAGCAACCGCAAACGCTGCGACTGCCGGGCCGAGCCCTGCCACGCCCGCCGCGACGCCGGCCTCTGCCCCCACGGCCGACCCGCCGTCTGTTGGGCACGTCACGAGACCGGTGACAAGGTGCTCGGGCATCCGCTGTGCCTGGACTGCTACGACCACGACCACCAAGTCGTCTGGAACATCTTTTCGGGCGAGTTGTGGCACCGGACCAAGCAAGCCGCGGAGCGCTACCTAGCGAAGCTCGCTCGCCGCCGCGGCATTCCCCGCGTCGAGGTCGTCACCGCCTCCGGCAACACCCGCAGGGTCCCTCCGGTCCGGCTCTCGCCCGGCAAGGTCGCCGAACTACAAGCACGCGGGGCGGTGCACTTCCACGCCATCGCCCGCCTGGACGGCGTCGACGGCCAGGACCCGGACGCTGTCGTACCCCCACCCGCCGGGTTCGGCCTCGTCGACCTCGTCGACGCCCTCCGCCACGCCGCCGAACAGATCGGCTTCCACACCCCAGCCCACCCCGACCGGCCGCACGGGTGGCCGATCGCCTGGGGTAAACAGGTCGACCTAGAACCGATCAACACCAGCGGAACCGGTGAGGTCACCGACAGCCTCGTCGCCGGCTACCTTGCCAAGTACGCCACCAAAAGCACCGAGGCCACTGGGCACACCTCGACCAGACTGACTGCCGAATCGATCGGGGACTACGCCGACCCCGACGGCGACCACACCGCCCGCCTCATCGACGCCTGCTGGCGCATCGGCCGACCCACCCACTCATCCGTCCCCCTGTCGGAACGGCCCCGCGACCCACGGCCACGATCCGGCTTCGTCGAGCGCTGGGAGTGCCCCGACTGCGGCACCCACACCCGCTACGCCGCCTGCCCCGTCTGCGTCGCCCAGCGTCAAGCCGCCCTTGACACCGAAACCGCCACCAAGCCGACGGCCACCAACCCCTACGCCCGACTCCGGCGGTGGGCTCACATGCTCGGCTACGGCGGCCACTTCCTCACCAAAGGCCGCCGCTACTCCGTCACCTTCCAGCTCCTGCGGGACACCCGCATCGCCTACCGCCGCCACGAGCATCACCACCAGGCCGACGAGCACACCGGCCCCCATCACGCCGTCACCCACCACGACGACGACACGACGCTCATCGTCGGCGCCCTCACCTTCGCCGGCGTCGGATGGCACACCTCGGGTGACGCCCTGCTCGCCAACACCGCCGCCGCCATGGCCCGCGAACGACAAGCCGCCGGCCGTGAAGAACTCGCCCACGAACTCACCACCCCGGCCGGCACCGTCCCGGCTGCCGCCTGACCCCCTGCCGCCACACGAGGAAGGCCATCCGATGGACACCCCCAATCCGATCACTCCTCGCGTGCTGCGCGTCGAGGAAGCCGCCCGCGCGCTCGGCATCGGCCGCTCGCTCGTCTACGACCTCATCCGCTCCGGCCGACTGCGCTCCTTCAAGGTCGGCAGCCGCCGCCTCATCCCCGCCGCCGCCATTGACGACGTCATCACCACACTCACCGAGGAAGCCGCCTGATGCCCAGAGAACCGAAGCAACGACAGCCCACCGCCCGCCGCAACCCCAACGGCGAAGGCTCCATCTACCAACGCGCCAGCGACAGCCGCTGGGTCGGACAGGCATACGTGCTCACCACCGACGGCACCCGCAAACGCAAGTTCGTCTACGGAACGACCTGGGAGGAAGCCCACGCCAAGCTCGTCGACCTGAAATCCCGATCCCAACGCGGCATCCCTGTGCCCGACCGAGCCTGGAAACTCGCCGACTACCTGCCCTACTGGCTCGCCGCGTACGTCACCGACCTCAAGCCCACCACCGCACGCGGCTACGAAAGCGCCGTCCGACTCCACCTGATCCCCGCCCTCGGCACCAAACGACTCGACGGACTACAGGTCCAACACGTCAAGGCATTCATGGACGAGTTTCGCCGTAGATGCCTCTGCTGCACGGCCGGACTCGACAAGAGCCGTCGCGCTGCCCGGCAGTGCTGCTCGGTCGGCATGTGTTGCCAGCGGTACCCCAGCGCCCGGCAGATTCAGTTCGTACATGCGGTGCTCCGCAACGCGCTCCAACACGCCATGCGCGAGGAACTGGTGTCCCGCAACGTCGCCAAGCTCGTCCGGGTGCCGTCGCCTCGCTACAGGGTCGGCAAGGGCCTCTCCGTCGAGCAGGTCCGAAAGCTCCTCGCCGCTTGCGAAGGGCACCGACTTCACGCCCTCTACGTCGTTGCCGCGACGCTCGGACTCCGGCGCGGTGAACTCCTCGGCCTGCGCTGGTCGGACCTCGACCTCGACACCGGCACGGCGGCCATCGGTCAGACCGTTCAGCGGGCCGGCGGGAAGCTACACCTGCAAGACACCAAGACGGAGGACTCGGATAGTGTCCTTCCTCTGCCCGACTGGACCTGGTTGGCGCTGCTCGACCATCAGGAGCGCCAGGGACGGGAACGGAAGAGGTTGGCCGAGATCTGGCAGGAACACGGCTTGGTCTTCCCCTCCGAGGTCGGCACCCCGATGGAGCCGCGCAACCTCAACCGTCACTTCGCCGGGCTTCGGGAGAAAGCCGGCTGCCCTGATGTCCGGCTGCACGATCTTCGACACACGGTGGTGTCACTGCTGATGGAGTTGGGCGTCCCGCCGCATGTCGTCCAGGCGATCGCTCGTCACGCCGACGTGAAGATCACGCTGAAGGTGTACTCCCACGCGAACCTTGACGTGATGCGGCAGGCGCTCGGCAAGCTCGATGACAGGCTTTCGTGAGCCCTGTTGCTGTCACCATTGCTGTCACCGCCTCGGGAAGTGATCTTCTCGGGGCGGTTTCCGCTGGTAGTGCGTGGTGGGCGCGGCAGGTTTCGAACCTGCGACCCCTCGCTTGTAAGGCGAGTGCTCTCCCACTGAGCTACGCGCCCGGTACGCCCGTACGGCGGGCCGGTGGCTGGCAAGCTTACCCTGCCGGCCGCCGACCCGGTCGTACGGTCGTGGGGTGTGGGATCAGGCGGCGGCGGCCTCGGCGAGGGCCTTGCGCCAGCCCTGCTGGTCACGGGCCTCGCCCGGCATGTTCATCTCGGCGAAGCGGACCACGCCGGCCTTGTCGATGACGAAGGTGCCCCGGTTGGCGATGCCGGCGACGTCGTTGAAGACGCCGTACGCCTGGGCGACGGCCCCGTGCGGCCAGAAGTCGGACAGCAGTGGGAACTGGTAGCCCTCCTTGTCCGCCCAGATCTTGTGGGCGTACACGGAGTCGACGCTGACGGTCAGCACCTGCACGTCGTCGTTGACGTACTCGTTGAGGTTGTCCCGCACCTCACACAGCTCACCCTGGCAGATCCCGGTGAAGGCGAGCGGGTAGAAGACCAGCAGGACCGTCTTGCGGCCCCGGAAGTCGGCGAGCGCGACCTCCTGGTTGTTCTGGTCCTTCAGCACGAAGTCGGGCGCGGCGGCGCCAACCTCGATCGGCATGCGAGCTCCTTCGGTCAGTTCTGGTGAGAGCAGCCTTTCACACCGGCAGGTCGGCTACTTCTTGCCCTTTGCGCCTCGGCGCAGCACGAGGCGTGCGCCGCTCCAGTCCTGGCCGGCGTTGACGGTGGAGGTCTGCTGGAGGCCGGCGGTCGGCGCCGCCTCGGCGATGTCGCTCGGCTCGACGTGCCCGTCGCGCCCCGCCTTGGGCGTGAGCAGCCACACGACGCCGTTGTCGGCCAGCGGGCCGAGGGCGTCGACGAGGAGCTCGAACAGGTCGCCGTCACCGTCCCGGTACCACACCAGCACCGCGTCGACCACCTCGTCGGTGTCCTCGTCGACCAGCTCTCCACAGCGGTCGGTCAGGGCGTCCCGGAGATCCTGGTCGACGTCGTCGTCGTACCCCATCTCCATGACGACCATCCCCGGCTCGATCCCGAACCGGTCCGCCAGGCTGCGTACCCCGTCGGCGGCCTGACCAGCGGTCGCGCTCACTGTCGCGTGCCTCCTCATCTCGTCCCTG
Protein-coding regions in this window:
- a CDS encoding tyrosine-type recombinase/integrase, which encodes MPREPKQRQPTARRNPNGEGSIYQRASDSRWVGQAYVLTTDGTRKRKFVYGTTWEEAHAKLVDLKSRSQRGIPVPDRAWKLADYLPYWLAAYVTDLKPTTARGYESAVRLHLIPALGTKRLDGLQVQHVKAFMDEFRRRCLCCTAGLDKSRRAARQCCSVGMCCQRYPSARQIQFVHAVLRNALQHAMREELVSRNVAKLVRVPSPRYRVGKGLSVEQVRKLLAACEGHRLHALYVVAATLGLRRGELLGLRWSDLDLDTGTAAIGQTVQRAGGKLHLQDTKTEDSDSVLPLPDWTWLALLDHQERQGRERKRLAEIWQEHGLVFPSEVGTPMEPRNLNRHFAGLREKAGCPDVRLHDLRHTVVSLLMELGVPPHVVQAIARHADVKITLKVYSHANLDVMRQALGKLDDRLS
- a CDS encoding replication initiator; the encoded protein is MASTLDLTPRTALARGVGSNADTPPVYDYTAEGSAFVRATQPDYFGWLEHVRAAAGCTRPIRLAGSLYTVDQATGRVVEQRHTDAMPDAAIYTACGNRRATICPSCAQTYQRDAFQLLRAGLVGGKGIPDTVASHPAVFATFTAPSFGTVHARVVKQHTCSNRKRCDCRAEPCHARRDAGLCPHGRPAVCWARHETGDKVLGHPLCLDCYDHDHQVVWNIFSGELWHRTKQAAERYLAKLARRRGIPRVEVVTASGNTRRVPPVRLSPGKVAELQARGAVHFHAIARLDGVDGQDPDAVVPPPAGFGLVDLVDALRHAAEQIGFHTPAHPDRPHGWPIAWGKQVDLEPINTSGTGEVTDSLVAGYLAKYATKSTEATGHTSTRLTAESIGDYADPDGDHTARLIDACWRIGRPTHSSVPLSERPRDPRPRSGFVERWECPDCGTHTRYAACPVCVAQRQAALDTETATKPTATNPYARLRRWAHMLGYGGHFLTKGRRYSVTFQLLRDTRIAYRRHEHHHQADEHTGPHHAVTHHDDDTTLIVGALTFAGVGWHTSGDALLANTAAAMARERQAAGREELAHELTTPAGTVPAAA
- a CDS encoding FtsK/SpoIIIE domain-containing protein, translating into MTTTAPAPTAGIPVGPGLSMFDPIFVGIDEFGQPVYITLAYRNLLAGGEPGGGKSGLLNCIAAHAALSVDSRLVLLDGKLVELGQWEDSADAFIGPDITAALDVLRRLQQVMNNRYAWLRAHGRRKVTALDNLSVITVLVDEIAFYSATIGSKQEQEEFVALLRDLVARGRAAGIPVVAATQRPSFDIIPTSLRDLFGYRAAFRCTTPNSSNIVLGHGWAEQGYSATDIAPTNQGAAYLIAEGGIPRRIKVAYLNDSQIAGIADYAAWIRRPGTLTTPTDTTGEWEMAA
- a CDS encoding helix-turn-helix domain-containing protein; translated protein: MDTPNPITPRVLRVEEAARALGIGRSLVYDLIRSGRLRSFKVGSRRLIPAAAIDDVITTLTEEAA
- a CDS encoding DUF3052 domain-containing protein, with amino-acid sequence MSATAGQAADGVRSLADRFGIEPGMVVMEMGYDDDVDQDLRDALTDRCGELVDEDTDEVVDAVLVWYRDGDGDLFELLVDALGPLADNGVVWLLTPKAGRDGHVEPSDIAEAAPTAGLQQTSTVNAGQDWSGARLVLRRGAKGKK
- a CDS encoding peroxiredoxin; this translates as MPIEVGAAAPDFVLKDQNNQEVALADFRGRKTVLLVFYPLAFTGICQGELCEVRDNLNEYVNDDVQVLTVSVDSVYAHKIWADKEGYQFPLLSDFWPHGAVAQAYGVFNDVAGIANRGTFVIDKAGVVRFAEMNMPGEARDQQGWRKALAEAAAA
- a CDS encoding RRQRL motif-containing zinc-binding protein; this translates as MTDFTDHIGLRVRFYDPLGTRYGFPTFPYQSAPTGLATRRQLRAAGLRPGGHDPVAQILWRRGKRVAYLYRLDWAKPKRIATPAQRDAIAKALTARRTCRYCGHVKPYYIPRRYGCCLDCHGGH
- a CDS encoding DUF6197 family protein gives rise to the protein MKATQNSPTGVQVTPADLLRCAALYLRRHGWHQGTYYAPTDTLTPPACAAGAIGIACAGHTVEHFSQLDPDTLADYLTAMAVFVDYLDAFAPVFHLDEDGYLIDEHTSPYSWNDDPARTAKQVITALEDAADEWNRLHTDGGENR